The proteins below come from a single Kosakonia sp. SMBL-WEM22 genomic window:
- the truD gene encoding tRNA pseudouridine(13) synthase TruD, whose amino-acid sequence MTEFDNLTFLHGKPGGNGILKASPEDFVVVEDLGFEPDGEGEHILVRILKNGCNTRFVADALAKFLKIHVREVSFAGQKDKHAVTEQWLCARVPGNGMPDLSQFTLEGCKVLEYARHKRKLRLGALKGNAFTLVLREITHRAEVDARLQAIAEQGVPNYFGAQRFGIGGSNLQGALRWAQSDAPVRDRNKRSFWLSAARSALFNQVVSERLKKPDFNQVVVGDALQLAGRGSWFVATDEERQELQARVDAKALMITAPLPGRGEWGTEEAALEFEQQAIADAPELQTLLVREKVDAARRAMLLYPQALSWNWWDDATVEVRFWLPAGSFATSVVRELINTSGDYANIAE is encoded by the coding sequence ATGACGGAATTTGATAACCTCACCTTTCTGCACGGCAAGCCTGGCGGCAATGGCATCCTGAAGGCCAGCCCGGAAGATTTCGTCGTGGTGGAGGATCTTGGCTTCGAGCCAGACGGCGAAGGTGAGCATATTCTGGTACGAATTCTGAAAAATGGCTGCAATACACGTTTTGTTGCTGACGCTCTAGCGAAATTCCTTAAAATTCATGTGCGTGAAGTAAGTTTCGCCGGTCAGAAAGATAAGCATGCCGTGACGGAACAGTGGCTTTGCGCCCGCGTACCGGGTAATGGTATGCCGGATCTGAGCCAGTTTACCCTCGAAGGTTGCAAAGTGCTGGAGTATGCCCGCCATAAACGCAAACTGCGTCTCGGCGCGTTGAAGGGCAACGCGTTTACGCTGGTGCTGCGGGAAATAACCCATCGCGCAGAGGTGGACGCACGTTTACAGGCTATCGCCGAACAGGGCGTACCCAACTATTTTGGCGCACAGCGTTTTGGCATCGGCGGCAGCAATCTGCAGGGCGCGCTGCGCTGGGCGCAAAGCGATGCGCCGGTTCGCGATCGTAACAAACGCAGTTTTTGGTTGTCCGCAGCGCGCAGCGCGTTGTTTAATCAGGTGGTCAGCGAGCGGCTGAAGAAACCGGACTTCAATCAAGTTGTTGTTGGCGATGCGCTACAATTAGCGGGTCGCGGAAGCTGGTTTGTGGCGACCGATGAAGAGCGCCAGGAGCTACAGGCGCGTGTCGATGCAAAAGCACTGATGATCACCGCGCCGTTGCCGGGTCGCGGCGAGTGGGGAACAGAAGAGGCGGCACTGGAGTTTGAGCAGCAGGCGATCGCTGATGCGCCAGAGTTACAGACGCTGCTGGTAAGAGAAAAAGTGGACGCTGCGCGCCGTGCGATGTTGCTCTATCCACAGGCGCTCAGCTGGAACTGGTGGGATGATGCCACCGTCGAGGTACGTTTCTGGCTACCGGCGGGAAGCTTTGCCACCAGTGTGGTCAGGGAACTTATCAACACATCGGGTGATTATGCGAATATTGCTGAGTAA
- the ispD gene encoding 2-C-methyl-D-erythritol 4-phosphate cytidylyltransferase yields MATLIPDVCAVVPAAGFGRRMQTECPKQYLSIGDKTILEHAVAALLAHPCVSRVIIAVSVGDERFAQLPLANHPQITVVNGGAERADSVLAGLKAAAGAQWVLVHDAARPCLQQDDLNRLLALRETSRVGGILAAPVRDTMKRAEPGQTAIAHTVERNDLWHALTPQFFPLALLHDCLTRALDEGATITDEASALEYCGYHPELVAGRADNIKVTRPEDLRLAEFYLTHADLQEKA; encoded by the coding sequence ATGGCAACACTCATTCCGGACGTCTGTGCCGTGGTGCCGGCCGCCGGATTCGGCCGCCGCATGCAAACGGAATGTCCAAAGCAGTATCTCTCCATCGGCGATAAAACCATCCTTGAGCACGCGGTCGCCGCGCTGCTCGCCCACCCGTGCGTCAGCCGGGTAATTATCGCCGTCAGCGTGGGCGATGAACGCTTCGCGCAGCTTCCTCTGGCGAACCATCCGCAGATTACGGTGGTCAACGGCGGCGCGGAACGTGCCGACTCGGTGCTGGCAGGCCTGAAAGCCGCTGCCGGTGCGCAGTGGGTGCTAGTGCATGACGCCGCGCGCCCCTGCCTGCAGCAGGACGATCTCAACCGACTGCTCGCCCTGCGTGAGACCAGCCGGGTAGGGGGGATCCTCGCTGCACCCGTGCGCGATACCATGAAGCGCGCCGAGCCGGGCCAAACCGCTATCGCTCACACCGTTGAGCGCAATGATTTATGGCATGCCCTGACGCCGCAGTTTTTCCCGCTGGCGTTACTCCACGACTGCTTAACCCGCGCGTTAGATGAAGGTGCCACCATCACCGATGAAGCTTCGGCGCTGGAGTATTGTGGCTACCATCCCGAGCTGGTCGCCGGACGTGCGGATAATATCAAAGTGACCCGACCCGAAGATTTACGACTCGCAGAATTTTATCTGACCCATGCAGACCTTCAGGAGAAAGCATAA
- the ispF gene encoding 2-C-methyl-D-erythritol 2,4-cyclodiphosphate synthase yields the protein MRIGHGFDVHAFGGAGPIIIGGVRIPYEQGLLAHSDGDVALHALTDALLGAAALGDIGKLFPDTDAAFKGADSRELLREAWRRIQAKGYTLGNVDVTIIAQAPKMLPHIPQMRVFIAEDLGCHMDDVNVKATTTEKLGFTGRGEGIACEAVALLVKAAK from the coding sequence ATGCGCATTGGACACGGTTTTGACGTACACGCCTTTGGCGGCGCAGGCCCGATTATTATTGGCGGCGTGCGCATTCCCTATGAGCAGGGGCTGCTGGCGCACTCCGACGGCGATGTCGCCCTGCATGCGTTGACCGATGCGCTGCTCGGCGCGGCAGCGCTGGGGGATATTGGTAAACTCTTCCCGGATACCGACGCGGCTTTTAAAGGCGCGGACAGCCGCGAGCTGCTGCGCGAAGCGTGGCGACGCATCCAGGCCAAAGGCTATACCCTTGGCAACGTGGATGTGACCATCATCGCGCAGGCTCCGAAAATGTTGCCGCATATTCCGCAGATGCGCGTCTTTATCGCCGAAGATCTCGGCTGTCATATGGATGATGTTAACGTGAAAGCCACCACTACCGAGAAGCTCGGTTTTACCGGGCGTGGCGAAGGCATCGCCTGTGAAGCGGTGGCGCTGTTAGTGAAGGCGGCGAAATGA